In Flavobacterium gelatinilyticum, a genomic segment contains:
- a CDS encoding GPW/gp25 family protein has protein sequence METEQDFLGTGWSFPPEFRKNIKAVSMLSDEADIKSSLEILLSTKIGERIMQPKYGCNMDELLFNPLNQTLKTFVSEMIKTAILYHEPRIDVEKIDITKGDDLTGELLVLVDFRIRSTNSRINMVYPLYKQEGTDL, from the coding sequence TTTCCGCCCGAATTTAGAAAGAACATCAAAGCGGTTTCCATGCTCAGCGACGAAGCCGATATCAAAAGCAGTCTGGAGATTTTGCTTTCGACTAAAATTGGTGAGCGCATTATGCAGCCCAAATACGGCTGTAATATGGATGAACTCTTGTTTAATCCGCTGAACCAGACTTTGAAAACGTTTGTTTCTGAAATGATTAAAACAGCCATTTTATACCACGAACCCCGAATTGATGTGGAAAAAATTGACATTACAAAAGGCGACGACTTAACCGGAGAATTACTGGTTTTGGTTGATTTTAGAATACGATCTACCAATTCGAGAATCAATATGGTATATCCATTATACAAACAAGAAGGAACAGATTTATAA
- a CDS encoding contractile injection system tape measure protein translates to MNKNTHSIQRVFLEIDTRSMTMADSIKNNLAVFLQNELFPIIEKQFNGIQNIENQIIQIEKLDISIQSDIHKNDTFLASNETKNDIKNRIEKEVQKTLNDLKKRDQSHVENEHENGTEWKTISPKDKEVKTLLYFIENGRMPWWITKEAEKNFLEKINLKNLKNNTFSIPFRQLIHQKNVQKRIINQFSNEQIVFFSSKSNEKTAVENNILLKILNKKSHDFKSSFWYSFFSVLADKKQSELIWFYIENEALFQSEKMVFEVYFLNLKTFGIPDFSDEELQKIKEDYLFFKKKNTTENTNLKIEKETRFSEENQTGIHLEKIENTTGISAETNSVKEKFNDESRDKSEEKNRTKEENISDLKPETKAVKEESKIPIEAKKLTAAEKIQLKSKTENPVIKDPSIIQNKDENNFKERNFEQNLQQNDPAFQSCYVQNAGLIILHPFLKEMLKKCKVMNENNTLSDKELAAHILHYAATQKESDYEYTMLFEKFLCGIPLQETIRRDIQVNEYQKLQVEEMLKSAVQHWKALKNTSTGVLRTEFLQREGKFDWSETNPKLSIERKTQDLLLEKIPWNISVVKIPWIEKLIYTQW, encoded by the coding sequence ATGAATAAAAATACACATAGTATCCAGAGAGTTTTTTTAGAGATCGATACCCGCTCTATGACAATGGCTGATTCCATCAAAAATAATCTTGCCGTGTTTCTGCAAAATGAGCTGTTTCCTATTATAGAAAAACAATTTAACGGCATTCAAAATATTGAAAATCAAATTATTCAGATAGAAAAACTTGATATTTCGATTCAGTCTGATATTCATAAAAATGATACTTTTTTAGCTTCTAATGAAACAAAAAATGATATAAAAAACCGCATCGAAAAAGAGGTTCAAAAGACATTAAATGACCTAAAAAAACGGGATCAGAGCCACGTTGAAAATGAGCATGAAAATGGTACAGAATGGAAGACGATTTCACCCAAAGATAAAGAGGTAAAAACACTCCTTTACTTTATAGAAAACGGCCGCATGCCCTGGTGGATTACAAAAGAAGCTGAAAAAAATTTCTTAGAAAAAATCAATCTGAAAAACCTTAAAAATAACACATTCAGCATTCCATTTCGTCAATTAATTCATCAGAAAAACGTACAGAAACGAATTATCAATCAGTTTTCGAATGAGCAGATTGTATTTTTCAGCTCGAAATCAAATGAAAAAACAGCGGTTGAAAATAATATTTTATTAAAAATACTAAATAAGAAATCGCACGATTTTAAATCATCGTTCTGGTATTCTTTTTTTTCTGTTCTGGCAGATAAAAAACAGTCAGAACTTATTTGGTTTTATATTGAAAATGAGGCTCTTTTTCAATCAGAAAAAATGGTTTTCGAAGTTTATTTTTTAAACCTGAAAACATTCGGAATCCCTGATTTTTCAGATGAAGAACTACAGAAAATAAAAGAAGACTATTTGTTTTTTAAAAAGAAAAACACAACTGAAAACACAAATTTAAAAATCGAAAAAGAAACTCGTTTTTCAGAAGAAAACCAAACCGGCATACATCTTGAAAAAATAGAAAATACAACCGGAATTTCAGCAGAAACCAATTCAGTAAAAGAGAAATTTAATGACGAATCCAGAGATAAATCCGAAGAAAAAAATCGAACGAAAGAGGAAAACATTTCAGATTTAAAACCGGAAACGAAAGCAGTAAAAGAGGAATCAAAAATTCCAATTGAGGCAAAAAAACTGACTGCAGCCGAAAAGATTCAATTAAAATCAAAAACCGAAAATCCTGTAATAAAAGATCCTTCAATTATACAAAACAAAGACGAAAACAACTTCAAAGAGAGGAATTTCGAACAAAATTTACAACAAAACGATCCTGCATTTCAATCCTGTTATGTGCAAAACGCCGGATTGATTATTCTGCATCCTTTTCTAAAAGAAATGCTGAAAAAATGCAAAGTGATGAATGAAAATAATACGCTTTCAGACAAAGAATTAGCAGCACATATTCTGCATTACGCTGCCACGCAAAAAGAAAGTGATTATGAATATACGATGCTTTTTGAAAAGTTTTTATGCGGTATACCGCTTCAGGAAACCATTCGAAGGGATATACAAGTAAATGAATATCAAAAACTTCAGGTCGAAGAAATGCTAAAATCTGCTGTACAGCACTGGAAAGCTTTAAAAAACACCTCGACCGGAGTTTTAAGAACCGAATTCCTGCAGCGCGAGGGCAAATTCGACTGGAGCGAAACAAACCCAAAACTGAGCATCGAACGAAAGACACAAGATCTTTTGCTCGAAAAAATTCCGTGGAATATCAGCGTTGTCAAAATTCCGTGGATCGAAAAATTAATCTATACCCAATGGTAA
- a CDS encoding baseplate J/gp47 family protein yields MSNCNTIVSVLSSNGSDQKQRYINALQPESIRLNDFELTDWVLFACNFSEYVNYYETAVPEKPSGDWKAFFDFFKLNDQKPSVENQMKLDRIKKELADVIAEHKKEASITPHLTLFLTFLMLLENSKKRYNNLTKRHLDFYYNQVLKIEKLPAEPDKVYLIFELAKNAVQEKISAKTGFDGGKDTSGKTRTYYSENELTAGKTVVTSLKNIYNHKDSKKITVRPFADSYDGLGKPFPDENNAQWWPFGSPAAENSPKELTQFPLGFAIASPLLSLEQGKRSIQISFTFKNNLDAVVNPTDLIDCLHLELTTAKKWLNPGKIQLSLPVKSGNPYTTSVSGKIMKIAFLLDENADPVTGYNAAVLGDKFNTSLPVVRFYLDSSKDNGYNLYKSLAENIIETITINVDVQNIKNMVLENDNGSMNALKPFFPFSSQPVLGSNFHIKYNEAFSKNWETINVELLWKNTPADFVEHYKAYKKTSEKTISTNMFRDSVVKKNGTQIVFNTAEAIVTSNDYFKYKLDLLSDNIWKNLSTSANLFSSVNPFKTTFTINSSADYNTKKNGELKLTLSSSFLHHLYAKSYALALSSEDKNVVIPNEPYTPLAESIVLHYTASETTRFLVSTGQTIEDVYKKNTAKLFQIHPFGYSEEHSYLKSRLNYVKAADSYLVPTYCKGGELFIGLQNVLELQQITLLFQVLEGSENPETPSFTGKQKIEWAVLGNNEWRILDHADIVLNETDNLLQSGILKFSLPKEATQNNTRLPENYIWLRAKMHKQYDVVCKMIGIHSQAVRASFQNNSNDLSHLKTGIEANTISKLLQRLSNVKSVTQPYNSFDHKPEESSPEYYRRVSERLRHKNRAITMWDYEHMVLQQFPELYKVKCLNHTSDKSYQSPGNVTLVVIPDTVNKNVFDIYQPRVSTAMLNKVKNYMDQLNSMHVNTFVINPKYEEVTVHLKVKFRPGYDENFYRQELNSDIIKFLSPWAVDKSIPITFGVSIHSSSLINYIEKLGYVDFLQDVKLLKGDISSDKAAVPSNPKSILVSAKQHIISTDVKQCTVKTTETQEQCQL; encoded by the coding sequence ATGAGTAATTGTAATACGATAGTGAGTGTTTTGTCCTCGAATGGCAGCGACCAGAAGCAGCGCTATATAAACGCGTTACAACCGGAAAGCATTCGACTTAATGATTTTGAACTAACCGACTGGGTTTTGTTTGCCTGCAATTTTTCTGAATATGTAAATTATTACGAAACCGCTGTTCCCGAAAAACCTTCGGGAGACTGGAAAGCTTTCTTTGATTTTTTTAAACTGAATGACCAGAAACCATCGGTAGAAAATCAAATGAAACTCGACCGCATCAAAAAAGAACTTGCAGATGTAATTGCCGAACACAAAAAAGAAGCCTCCATTACGCCTCACCTTACCTTATTCCTGACTTTTTTAATGCTGCTTGAAAACAGCAAAAAACGATACAACAATCTAACCAAACGTCATCTTGATTTTTATTACAATCAGGTTCTAAAAATTGAAAAACTCCCTGCCGAACCTGACAAAGTATACCTGATTTTTGAATTGGCAAAAAATGCCGTTCAGGAAAAAATCAGCGCAAAAACCGGATTCGACGGCGGAAAAGATACTTCTGGAAAAACCAGAACCTATTACTCAGAAAATGAATTAACAGCCGGTAAAACAGTTGTTACGTCACTCAAAAATATTTACAATCACAAAGATTCAAAAAAAATAACCGTCCGCCCATTTGCAGATTCATACGATGGTTTAGGAAAACCTTTTCCTGATGAAAATAATGCACAATGGTGGCCATTCGGCAGTCCTGCAGCTGAAAATTCTCCAAAAGAATTAACGCAGTTTCCGCTGGGTTTTGCCATTGCCTCGCCTCTTTTGTCTTTAGAACAGGGAAAACGAAGCATTCAGATAAGTTTTACTTTTAAAAACAACCTCGATGCCGTTGTTAATCCAACTGACCTTATAGACTGTCTGCATCTTGAGTTAACAACAGCAAAAAAATGGTTGAATCCCGGTAAAATACAGCTGTCACTGCCTGTAAAATCAGGAAATCCATATACCACTTCTGTAAGCGGAAAAATTATGAAAATCGCTTTTCTGCTCGACGAAAATGCAGATCCCGTTACAGGTTACAATGCGGCTGTATTAGGAGATAAATTTAATACCAGTCTGCCTGTAGTACGGTTTTATCTGGATTCTTCAAAAGACAACGGCTATAATTTGTATAAATCCTTAGCTGAGAATATAATTGAAACCATTACGATTAATGTTGACGTTCAGAACATAAAAAACATGGTTTTAGAGAACGACAACGGCAGCATGAATGCTTTAAAACCGTTTTTCCCTTTTTCATCACAACCTGTTTTGGGTTCAAACTTTCACATTAAATACAACGAAGCTTTTTCTAAAAACTGGGAAACCATCAATGTTGAATTATTGTGGAAAAATACGCCCGCCGATTTCGTCGAACATTACAAAGCATATAAAAAAACATCTGAAAAGACCATCAGTACCAATATGTTTAGAGATAGTGTAGTGAAAAAAAACGGCACACAAATAGTATTTAATACCGCAGAAGCAATAGTAACTTCTAATGATTATTTTAAATATAAACTGGATCTTTTGTCAGACAATATCTGGAAGAATCTTAGTACTTCTGCCAATTTGTTTTCGTCTGTAAATCCGTTTAAAACCACTTTTACGATAAACAGCAGTGCCGATTACAATACAAAGAAAAACGGCGAATTAAAACTAACGCTTTCGTCTTCATTTCTGCATCATTTGTATGCTAAAAGTTACGCTCTGGCACTTTCCAGTGAAGATAAAAATGTCGTAATTCCAAATGAACCCTACACGCCGCTTGCCGAAAGTATTGTACTGCATTACACGGCTTCTGAAACTACCCGTTTTTTAGTTTCTACAGGACAAACAATCGAAGACGTTTATAAAAAAAATACGGCAAAATTATTCCAGATTCATCCTTTTGGCTATTCAGAAGAACACAGTTATTTAAAATCCCGCCTGAATTATGTAAAAGCAGCCGATTCTTATTTGGTTCCAACCTATTGCAAAGGCGGCGAATTGTTTATTGGTCTTCAAAATGTACTCGAATTACAGCAGATTACTTTGCTCTTTCAGGTACTGGAAGGAAGCGAAAATCCCGAAACACCATCCTTTACAGGAAAACAAAAAATAGAATGGGCTGTTTTGGGTAATAACGAATGGCGCATTCTTGACCATGCCGATATTGTATTAAATGAAACCGATAACCTGCTGCAATCCGGAATCCTGAAATTCAGTCTTCCAAAAGAAGCCACTCAAAACAACACCAGACTTCCTGAAAATTATATCTGGCTGAGAGCCAAAATGCACAAACAATACGATGTAGTCTGTAAAATGATAGGTATACATTCTCAGGCGGTTCGGGCATCTTTTCAGAATAATTCAAATGATTTATCACATCTAAAAACCGGAATCGAAGCCAATACCATTTCGAAACTGCTGCAAAGGCTAAGCAATGTAAAATCGGTTACACAGCCTTATAACAGTTTCGATCATAAACCGGAAGAATCCAGTCCAGAGTATTACAGAAGAGTCAGCGAACGTCTGCGCCATAAAAACCGCGCCATTACAATGTGGGATTACGAACATATGGTATTGCAGCAATTCCCTGAATTGTACAAAGTAAAATGCCTTAACCATACATCAGATAAATCATATCAGTCGCCCGGCAATGTTACGCTCGTTGTTATTCCGGACACGGTCAATAAAAACGTATTCGATATTTATCAGCCCCGCGTAAGCACCGCAATGCTGAACAAAGTCAAAAATTATATGGATCAGCTGAACTCCATGCACGTCAATACTTTTGTTATAAATCCTAAATACGAAGAAGTTACAGTGCATTTAAAAGTAAAATTCAGACCCGGTTACGATGAGAATTTTTACAGACAGGAACTCAATTCTGATATAATCAAATTTTTATCACCATGGGCTGTAGATAAAAGTATTCCTATCACATTCGGGGTCAGCATTCACAGCAGTTCACTTATTAATTACATCGAAAAATTAGGTTATGTAGATTTTCTTCAGGATGTAAAACTTCTTAAAGGAGATATTTCATCAGATAAAGCGGCTGTTCCGTCCAATCCCAAATCGATTCTCGTTTCGGCAAAACAACATATCATAAGCACCGATGTAAAACAATGTACCGTTAAAACCACAGAAACACAGGAACAATGTCAGTTGTAA
- a CDS encoding eCIS core domain-containing protein: MSAFSQKSKSPSSSPSAFSPRRGEDFFGVQAKLNIGKSNDKYEVEADKAADTVVSNKKNTSAEPLVSTSVAVQPKLKVVHSKQIKTPDTFFTPSPLQSKKKNEVQKKENPEKEIQKESETKQKSVVQLKTEKEEKVQKKTDSLKPKEKVIAPQSVIQPKKEEEIQAKEEEEIQTKEDEKEVQMSASADANPSDSSNLESTLNSTKGGGAPLSGKVKTEMESGFGTDFSNVRIHNNTTAVQMNQQLGSQAFATGNNIYFNEGKYNPNSRDGRHLLAHELTHTIQQGASIRKKAEPVTPAPEMIQGSFLDLVPDWIINRARHVPGYTLFTVIIGYDPLRQVNVERTPINLVEGLMGLIPFGTAIFDKLQEYGILQKVFDWVQGKLSELGLTVDSILDMVEDVWNAVSFPYTDIIDLIVEKFNEVVNRITSFVSATVDQVITWIKEALIDVAEPILAENKAWSLIKKIIKYDPLRNQEVSATTVEILEDFLILIGKETELEQMREKGTLQKTADWLDTQVGTFNSLLGELRSLITAAWDAIQPSNLANIADNLLALATQAGAFLQRVWDFASGVALKVLELVKDSLLGWLSAQAASVRGYSLIKVIIGRDPFTGETVARTVPNLIKGFMSLMEGGEQQYAQMVETGAIARIAGQVEAAVAALNMTPASIIELFTDLWNSFTINDLINPIDAFTRIIEKFGEPIGRLIAFVAEIIRIVIMAILEIMNFPFDLIGNIISRAMQAIDDIKKDPIGFLKNILRAIKQGFVQFFSNIVNHLINGVTGWLMSELKDANLPVLTDFSLKGVISWVLEVLGISMEKIWEKLAAHPRIGPARVAKIRGMINTLEGIWTFIKDVQERGMAAIWDKIQEQLSNLWNTLLDSVKNFVMERIVNRITAKLLSMLDPTGIMAVINGAMALYNAIESFVKYLREMLEVVNSFVNGVADIAKGNVTTAANYLERTMGEAMPIVIGFLANQVGLTGIGAKIGEMIISVQKMVDEALTWLVNKAVDTGMAMLDRLMGRNQPEATSTSGPIAGALAEIDSEGEKEKDQGEVTSDEAQAIKNKVNRDHSSVIDISSVTDAGENWKFNYIQKSEKTISKTTPKPPPAELPAFQNGVLGTSFHAKYITNDPKQTPPGEDASLNNGESLAGWKKLQNFIVSGGKTIEDKNGKLIKVDASVREIGNYVKMHLLHDGLGGKATDSNLVPTKSSVNTEFYNKMESAAVADVRSAGKKVLWYDVKVTFHDQFPTEGVKDIEYHGYPRTVVAEYGYMNHDPNTNTWNPSPAASKKFSKGNIEIPDFGKAEDRKFNPNTEGWNILMAMENFDLFPDYHLTETMARFINDERRRGNFTSYSGGPDSFVERMNTRKAGRPRAVVNVPSDFNKAMQLIASLHSKGRFII; the protein is encoded by the coding sequence ATGTCAGCATTTAGTCAAAAATCAAAATCTCCCTCCTCCAGCCCATCCGCTTTTAGTCCAAGACGCGGAGAGGATTTTTTTGGTGTTCAGGCAAAACTAAATATCGGGAAATCGAATGATAAATATGAGGTCGAAGCCGATAAAGCTGCTGATACGGTCGTCTCAAATAAAAAAAATACGTCTGCCGAACCGCTGGTATCTACATCTGTTGCTGTACAGCCAAAATTAAAGGTGGTTCATAGCAAACAAATCAAAACTCCGGATACCTTTTTTACGCCTTCTCCCCTTCAAAGTAAAAAGAAAAATGAGGTTCAGAAAAAAGAAAATCCGGAAAAAGAAATCCAGAAAGAATCAGAAACTAAACAAAAATCAGTCGTTCAGCTAAAAACTGAAAAAGAAGAGAAGGTTCAGAAAAAAACCGATTCTCTTAAACCAAAAGAAAAAGTTATTGCACCGCAATCTGTAATACAGCCGAAAAAAGAAGAAGAAATTCAGGCTAAAGAAGAAGAGGAAATTCAGACCAAAGAGGACGAAAAAGAAGTACAGATGAGCGCTTCGGCAGATGCAAATCCATCAGATTCTTCGAATCTCGAAAGCACCTTAAACAGCACTAAAGGCGGTGGTGCTCCTCTTTCAGGAAAAGTAAAAACCGAAATGGAATCGGGTTTTGGAACTGATTTCAGCAATGTGCGTATTCATAATAACACAACTGCTGTTCAGATGAATCAGCAATTGGGTTCACAGGCTTTTGCAACCGGAAACAATATTTATTTTAACGAAGGAAAATACAATCCGAATTCGCGCGACGGCAGACATTTACTGGCACACGAATTAACACATACCATTCAGCAGGGCGCTTCAATTCGTAAAAAAGCAGAACCGGTAACTCCAGCTCCTGAAATGATTCAGGGTTCATTCCTTGATCTTGTTCCCGACTGGATTATCAATCGCGCGCGTCACGTTCCGGGATATACACTGTTTACCGTAATTATAGGATACGATCCGCTGCGTCAGGTTAATGTCGAGCGTACTCCAATTAATCTTGTTGAAGGCTTAATGGGACTTATTCCGTTTGGAACCGCCATATTTGACAAATTGCAGGAATACGGAATTCTGCAAAAAGTTTTTGACTGGGTACAGGGAAAATTGAGCGAATTGGGATTAACTGTCGACAGTATTTTAGATATGGTAGAAGATGTCTGGAATGCAGTATCTTTTCCTTACACGGATATTATTGATCTGATTGTCGAAAAATTCAATGAAGTCGTTAACCGAATCACATCTTTTGTAAGTGCAACTGTCGATCAGGTGATTACCTGGATCAAAGAAGCCCTGATCGATGTTGCTGAACCTATTCTGGCCGAAAATAAAGCCTGGTCTTTAATCAAAAAAATCATAAAATACGATCCGCTGCGCAATCAGGAAGTCAGCGCCACAACGGTAGAAATTCTCGAAGATTTCTTAATCCTGATAGGTAAAGAAACCGAGCTGGAACAAATGCGTGAAAAAGGCACACTGCAAAAAACCGCAGACTGGCTTGATACTCAGGTAGGCACTTTCAACTCACTTTTAGGCGAGCTGCGCAGTCTTATCACAGCAGCCTGGGATGCGATTCAACCTTCGAATTTGGCAAACATTGCTGATAATCTTTTGGCTCTTGCAACACAGGCAGGCGCATTCCTGCAGCGCGTTTGGGATTTTGCTTCCGGCGTAGCTCTTAAAGTATTGGAACTCGTTAAAGATTCCTTACTGGGATGGCTGTCGGCTCAGGCTGCTTCAGTTAGAGGCTATTCGCTTATAAAAGTTATTATAGGCCGTGATCCATTTACGGGTGAAACCGTGGCAAGAACGGTTCCCAATCTTATTAAAGGTTTTATGAGTCTGATGGAAGGCGGCGAGCAGCAATATGCTCAAATGGTCGAAACGGGAGCCATAGCCAGAATTGCGGGTCAGGTCGAAGCTGCAGTTGCGGCGCTGAATATGACACCTGCCTCTATTATAGAGCTTTTTACAGATCTCTGGAATTCGTTTACCATCAACGATCTGATTAATCCTATTGATGCTTTTACCCGAATTATCGAAAAATTCGGTGAACCAATAGGGCGTCTGATTGCTTTTGTAGCAGAGATTATACGAATCGTAATTATGGCGATTCTGGAAATCATGAATTTCCCATTCGATCTCATCGGGAACATCATAAGCCGTGCTATGCAGGCCATAGATGACATCAAAAAAGATCCTATTGGGTTCCTTAAAAATATACTCCGCGCCATTAAGCAGGGATTTGTTCAGTTCTTCAGCAATATTGTAAACCATTTAATCAACGGTGTAACGGGCTGGTTAATGAGTGAACTGAAAGATGCCAATCTTCCTGTTCTGACTGATTTCTCATTAAAAGGTGTGATTTCGTGGGTACTTGAAGTTCTGGGAATCTCAATGGAAAAAATATGGGAGAAACTCGCTGCGCATCCTAGAATTGGTCCGGCACGTGTGGCGAAAATCCGCGGTATGATCAATACGCTCGAAGGTATCTGGACATTTATAAAAGATGTTCAGGAACGCGGTATGGCGGCAATCTGGGATAAAATTCAGGAACAGCTCAGTAACCTTTGGAATACCCTTTTGGATTCGGTTAAAAACTTTGTGATGGAACGCATCGTCAACCGAATAACGGCCAAACTGCTGAGTATGTTAGACCCAACGGGAATTATGGCGGTCATAAACGGTGCTATGGCACTGTACAACGCGATTGAAAGTTTTGTAAAATACCTGCGTGAAATGCTCGAAGTAGTCAATTCGTTTGTTAATGGTGTCGCCGATATCGCCAAAGGAAATGTCACCACAGCGGCCAATTATCTCGAAAGAACTATGGGCGAAGCAATGCCTATTGTTATTGGATTCCTTGCCAATCAGGTTGGTCTTACCGGAATTGGCGCTAAAATAGGCGAAATGATTATTTCAGTACAAAAAATGGTTGACGAAGCATTGACATGGCTGGTGAATAAGGCTGTTGATACGGGAATGGCGATGCTGGACAGATTGATGGGACGAAACCAGCCGGAAGCGACATCAACATCAGGTCCAATTGCGGGAGCTTTAGCTGAGATTGATTCTGAAGGAGAAAAAGAAAAAGATCAGGGAGAAGTCACTTCTGATGAAGCTCAGGCAATAAAAAATAAAGTCAATAGAGATCATTCATCGGTAATTGATATTTCATCAGTTACTGATGCAGGTGAAAACTGGAAGTTTAATTATATTCAAAAAAGTGAAAAAACTATTTCGAAGACCACTCCTAAACCTCCTCCTGCAGAACTTCCGGCTTTTCAAAATGGAGTTTTAGGGACTTCTTTTCATGCAAAATATATTACGAATGATCCAAAACAAACGCCGCCTGGTGAGGATGCAAGTTTAAACAACGGGGAATCTTTAGCAGGCTGGAAAAAATTGCAAAATTTCATTGTAAGCGGCGGAAAAACCATTGAAGACAAAAATGGAAAATTAATAAAAGTTGATGCTTCTGTTCGAGAAATTGGCAACTATGTCAAAATGCATTTATTACATGATGGCTTGGGTGGAAAAGCCACCGATTCTAATCTTGTTCCTACGAAATCATCTGTAAATACAGAATTTTATAACAAAATGGAATCTGCGGCTGTTGCTGATGTAAGGTCTGCCGGGAAAAAAGTATTATGGTATGATGTTAAAGTAACATTTCATGACCAATTTCCAACAGAGGGCGTAAAAGATATTGAATATCATGGTTATCCAAGAACTGTTGTCGCTGAGTATGGATATATGAATCATGATCCGAATACAAATACCTGGAATCCAAGTCCTGCTGCCTCAAAAAAATTCAGCAAAGGAAACATTGAAATTCCTGACTTTGGAAAAGCAGAAGACCGTAAGTTTAACCCAAATACCGAAGGTTGGAATATTCTGATGGCTATGGAAAATTTTGATTTATTTCCTGATTATCATCTAACAGAAACAATGGCAAGATTTATAAATGATGAAAGGCGAAGAGGCAATTTTACAAGCTACAGCGGTGGTCCAGATTCTTTTGTAGAAAGAATGAATACCAGAAAAGCAGGCAGGCCAAGAGCTGTTGTGAATGTTCCAAGCGATTTTAATAAAGCAATGCAGTTAATCGCCAGCCTTCATTCAAAAGGCAGGTTTATAATCTAA
- a CDS encoding eCIS core domain-containing protein, protein MRAFEQRKKDIPGNSSFFSSKVQKKLKTGSAGDKYEIEADKTADKVVNNTASKGLLQSKADEEVQQKPISETISTVQSKEMKEEEPVQKKEKEEEKPVQKKSAKEEEKPVQKKGKEEEKPVQAKCEDCQKEEKVQKKDQKEEEKPVQKKAQNQNTEIQNNDLEGKLDSSKGGGNGLDKKTKNEMESGFGTDFSNVKIHTDSSAVQMSQELGAQAFTNGSDVYFNEGKYNPDSKEGKHLLAHELTHTIQQTGMVQKSTEQNLVSEDLEAARFKGDYRLEQTHDRLDRLSTGSKGGSVQKVQSGLLDLGYDLPKFGADGDFGSETKAAILDFQSQNDLTYDGIVGGQTIGRLDDLFIGKGKGNKKKKTPPKIVCDKTTEFNFSSDPVAYHDFKATDECKTFAITLTTTKNKKANPCPAYLVEITNSDGKTVRPEEPVAVGSTHLFNFTAPTKGSYTIFCKTIYSCGANAFKGTGKVIRITP, encoded by the coding sequence ATGAGAGCATTTGAACAACGAAAAAAAGACATTCCCGGAAACAGCAGTTTTTTCAGCTCTAAGGTTCAGAAAAAACTAAAAACCGGTTCTGCAGGAGATAAATACGAAATCGAAGCCGATAAAACAGCAGACAAAGTGGTGAACAATACGGCTTCTAAAGGTCTCTTACAATCGAAAGCAGATGAAGAAGTACAGCAAAAACCTATCTCTGAAACTATCTCTACAGTTCAGTCTAAAGAAATGAAGGAAGAAGAACCGGTACAGAAAAAAGAAAAAGAAGAGGAAAAGCCCGTACAGAAAAAGTCTGCCAAAGAAGAAGAAAAACCTGTACAGAAAAAAGGTAAGGAAGAAGAAAAACCGGTTCAGGCGAAATGTGAAGATTGCCAAAAAGAAGAAAAAGTTCAGAAAAAAGACCAGAAAGAGGAAGAAAAACCGGTTCAGAAAAAAGCTCAAAATCAAAATACGGAAATTCAGAACAATGATCTGGAAGGAAAACTTGATAGTTCGAAAGGCGGCGGCAACGGTCTGGACAAAAAAACAAAAAACGAAATGGAATCCGGTTTTGGAACTGATTTCAGCAATGTAAAAATCCATACCGACAGCAGTGCCGTGCAAATGAGTCAGGAATTGGGCGCTCAGGCTTTTACCAATGGCAGCGATGTGTATTTTAATGAAGGTAAGTACAATCCGGATTCTAAAGAAGGAAAACATCTGCTGGCACACGAACTCACACATACAATTCAGCAGACAGGAATGGTTCAAAAATCGACAGAACAAAATCTTGTATCCGAAGACTTAGAAGCCGCTCGTTTTAAAGGCGATTACAGATTAGAGCAGACACACGATCGTTTGGATCGTCTTTCAACGGGATCTAAAGGAGGATCTGTTCAAAAAGTCCAGTCCGGATTACTTGATCTTGGTTACGATCTTCCAAAATTTGGTGCTGACGGTGATTTTGGCAGCGAAACCAAAGCTGCAATTCTTGATTTTCAATCACAAAACGATCTGACTTATGACGGCATTGTAGGCGGGCAGACCATTGGGCGTCTGGATGATTTGTTTATTGGTAAAGGAAAAGGGAATAAAAAGAAAAAAACGCCACCTAAGATTGTTTGTGATAAAACTACTGAGTTTAATTTTTCATCAGACCCTGTTGCTTATCATGATTTCAAAGCGACTGATGAGTGCAAAACTTTTGCAATTACACTTACAACAACTAAAAATAAAAAAGCAAATCCGTGTCCGGCTTACCTGGTTGAAATTACAAATTCTGACGGAAAAACAGTTAGACCGGAAGAACCAGTTGCGGTAGGCAGCACACACTTATTCAATTTCACGGCACCAACAAAAGGCAGCTATACAATATTCTGCAAAACCATTTATTCATGTGGCGCAAATGCATTTAAAGGTACCGGAAAAGTAATCAGAATAACACCATAA